The genomic segment GCCGACCCCGTCGGGCGGGTCGAGCCGGTGCACCTGCCGCAGCAGGGCGGCCAGGTCGGCGGCCGTGCCGTGCCCGGCCTGGCCCGGCACCCGCTCCCACACGGTGACCAGGTGTTCGCCCAGCTCCAGCGGCTGCGGCAGGTCACCGAAGAGGCGGATGGCCGGGACGCCGTGCCGGGCGAAGTACCGCGCCACCTCGACCACCTTGTACGCGCGGTGGCGCAGCGCGCGGGACCCGACGATGCGCACCACGATCGGCGCGCCCGCCAGCGAGTAGACCGCGTTGTTGGTGAACCGCAGCAGCTTCGCCCCGCGTGCTTCCACGCCGAGCAGGGCGCACGCCTGCGCGAGCGCCCCGTCCAGCTTCTCCCTGGTGAACCGGCCGTCCAAGACGCTTTCCAGGGTCGCCGTCACCGGTCCTGCCCGCCTCGCTCAGGCGGCGTAGAACGCGTTGATCCGGTCGGCGAGGTCGCGGGCGTCGGCGTTGTTCCGGCGCCGCTCGGCCTCGACCTTCAGCGGCATCATGCGGTCCTTGATCCGCGCCGACTTCAGGCCCTCGGCCGCGTCCAGCGCCTTGCCGCCCACCCGCGCGCCCTGGTCGAGGTCGCCCTCGAGCAGGTGGTTGGTGGCCAGCGCGCTGAGGTTGAACACCCGGCTGCGGGCCATGTCGTCACCGTAGGCCTCGACCGCCCTGGTCAGCGCCGGGATCGCGTACTTGGTGTGGTCCACCTTGCCCTCGATGGCCAGCGCGGTGTGCACCGTGCCGATCATCGCGTAGACGTCGGTCTCGTTGAAGAACTGCACCCAGGACTCGGCGTTGGCGATGTCCGCACGGGCGAACTCGTCCTTGGTGCGGCCGAGCAGCTTGAGCGCCTGCTCCTCGTTGCCCATCATCGCGTAGGCCCAGGCCTGGTTCGCGCACAGCACGGAGATCGCCAGCTCGGAGCCCGATTCCTGGGCCGCGATCTGGCCCAGCTGGAACAGCTTGAGCGCGTCGTTGGGCGCGTCCTGGTGCAGGTAGACCCGGCCCATCCGATACAGCACGTTGGCCACCAGCGGGTTGTTGTCGCCCTGCTTGGCCAGGTCCAGCGCGTTGGCGAAGTGCCCGCGCGCCGAGTCGACCAGGCCGGTGTCGAACGAGGTCCAGCCCGCCAGGCTGTGCAGATCGGCCAGTGCCACGTAGAGCCGGGACTTGACCAGTTCGGCACCGCTGGATTCGAGCATCTGCTGTCCCCAGGACAGCTGCGCGACCACCGCGTCGCGGCAGAAACCGCCGCCGTACTGGTAGTCCAGCGCACGCAGCGCCCGGGTGGCCGCCTCCATCTGCCGGACGTCGGTCATCCCGATCCGGCCAGGCGCCGGTGTCCTCGCGGGACGCGTCGCCCAAGCCTCGGACGCCGGTCCGAAGACCGCTGCACCCATGGTGACCTGCGCGGCGTGCGCGAGGAACTTCCGCCGTTTCACGGACTCGTCCTCCTCAGCCTGCCGGCCGTCGGCGTTGCCGACGACCTGTATCGCCGTGGCCTCGTCGTAGGCGAGGCCCATGTATCCCCTGGCGACACCCAGGCCGTCGGCGATCCGGACCAGGACGTCGTAGGCCATGACCTGGCGTCCCTTGAGGATCTCCGACACCTCGGACTGCGACTGGCCGGTCATCGCGGCGATCTGGCGCTGGGACACACCGTGCTTGCGCAGCTGCCGGTAGACCGAGCTGATCTCGCGGGCGGCCAGCGCCTCTCGCATCTCCGGCTGCTCCCAAGCAGTCGGCGGGATGGGATGACCAGCTTGTCCCTGGTGGGACTCCGTGCTGTTCATGGCGTCCATTCGCGCCCCCTCACAGTCCGTCGGGCGTCTGTCCACAGCGTAGGCACACCCATTCAACCGTGCGAAACGTCGATTGTTGAGTCTGATCGGCCCGGGCGAACTCCGCCGACCGCTTATCGTGGAAGTCTGGCCGGTCGCCGCTATGACGCCGGTGCAGCCTTCTTTCCGCCTCGCTTTCACCGCAATGTAGATCGCAGTTCTCCGTGAGCACTCCGGCACCCCCGGTGATCACGGACAGCGACCGCCAGCGGCCGCCCTTCACGGAGAGCTACGAGAACACGGAATACGACGAGCGACGAGCAGAGCGGAGTAGCCGGTGGAGTTCCTGGACTCGATCCCGACAGGTCGTACGGCCACCGTGACCCCTGTGCGTTCTTCCGTCCCGCGTGCCGTGCCCCAGGCGGTCGACCCCCGTTCGGCGAACCTCCGCCGGCACGAGGGCGGCCAGACCGTGTGGCGCGTGCAGTGCGGTGACCTGATCAACCGCGAGCGCTGCGTCACGGTCTTCGTCGACGACAGCCAGGTCGTGCTGGTCGGCCCGCCCGGGGAAACCGCGCGGATGACCGGCAGCCAGCTCGGCCAGCTCCGGACCGCGCTCAACGAAGCCGCCAAACTGGCGGAAAGGTAACGGTGAGTTCCAGGTGGACCAGATCCTCGGGCAGGTGCTCCGCAATGCCGTGTGGGAGCGCCTCGACATGCTCTCCGACCTCGCCAACCGCGCCGACGCGCAGTCACTGGTCTCGGTGGCCCGTTCCGAGCTGCCGCGGCTGACCGAAGGGTGGCGCGCCATGCTCCGCGCCCACGAGCCCGACGAGCGCGGTGACTGCCCGACCTGCTCCACCCGGTGGCACCGCTGCAAGGCGCCGTGCTCGGTGTGGCAGGTGGCGCACGAGCACCTCGTGGCAGGCGGGCTCGCGCCCCAGCCCGACGTGAAGGGCAAGGGCCGTCGCGTACCGGCGCAGAACCGCGCCGAGAACCGCACGCCCGGCCGCCACGCGCTGGTCACCCCGCCGCGGCAAGCGGTCGCCACCACCTGAGACTCCCCCACCGGTGCCCGATCCCCCGCGGGCTCCCCCGACCGGCGGTCGGCTCATCCGTACCCCCGAGCGAGATGAGTCGACCGCCATCCACCTCCCCGGCTCCCCACCGGTTCTGCGATTAATCGCAAAATTTCTGTGAACCGGCTAGCCAGCGCGGTAATCGAACGCTAACGTGAGCATCAAGCCCACGGGCCCAAAATTGCATAACGCAACCCGTGGTGTTCCCCGCACTCCCGAGCGGGCCCCGAAACCCCGCGGACCGGTGCCGTTGCACTCCCCCTCCCCCGACCGGCACCGGTCCGCGGTCCCATATCCGCTTCTGGTCAGCGCACTGATCGGATCCGGGTGACCGCGAATCCGGCGAGCAGCGTGGCCACCGCCGACGCCGCGAACAATCCGGGATAGCCGCCGAATCCGGCCAGGATCGCGGTCGCCAGCAGTGGCGCCACCACCTGCGGCAGCGCGTTCGCGATGTTGACCACGCCCAGGTCCTTCGCCCGGTCCTGCGCGGCGGGCAGCACCTGCGTCAGGATCGCCATCGCCACCGCCCAGTAGGTGCCGAAGCCGATGCCGAGCAGCGGAGCCGCGAACAGCGCCGCGACCCAGGTCTGCGAGAAGACGAGCAGCAGCGCGGCCAGCGCCATCGCGGCCGAGGCCCAGACGACGTACGGCTTGCGGCGGCCGGAGCGGTCCGACAGCACCCCGGCGCCGAGCGCGCCGACGATCAACGCGAGGCCGTACAGCCCCATGAGCACCAGCAGGCCGGTGTCCGGGTCGGGGTGGCCGACCGCGTCCTTGAGGAAGAACAGCAGGTAGAGCGTGCCGAGCGCGTTGCCGAGGCCGATCAGGAAGTGGCAGCCCCACGCCCGCGCGAAGTCCGGGTGCCGCCGCGGCGAGATCCACATCCGGCTCGGCAGTTCCCGCAGCGAACCGCCCGGCCGCCAGGCGGCGGGCAGTGCGGCGTCCGGCGTGCGCAGCACGAACACCGCGGCGCCCGCGAGTACGACGAGCGCGCAGACGAGGTATCCGCCGGCCAGGCTGGTGACGAGCACGGTGACCAAAACCGCGCCGAGCACGGTGCCGAACATCTGGCTGATGCCGATGAAGCCGCCGATCTGCGCCCGCTGCCCGACCGGCACCCGATCGGGCAGCGCCGAGGTCAGCGTGGCGAGCATGCCGTTCAACCCGGCCTGGACCAGGCACCAGCCGATCGTCATCACCAGCACGTTCGGCGCGACGGCCAGCAGCGCGAGCCCGGCGGCGCCGAGCGCCGCACCCGCCACGGTCCACGGGTGGCGGCGGCCGAAGCGCGAGGTGGTCCGGTCCGAGAGCAGGCCGATGGCGGGATTGGCGATCAGCGAGACGAACGCGCCGACGCCGGTCACGATGCCGAACACCAGTTCCTTGCCCGCCGCGTCGAGCAGCTCCGCCTGCCGCGGTAGCAACACCTGAATGGGGGCGTAGAAACCCAGCCACAGGCCGAAGTTCGCGAAGAACAGCAGCGCGGTCCAGCCGGGGCGGACCCGGGTGGTCGGTTCGGCGAGGGCGTCGGGCCTAGTGTCCATGGGCCGCGATCAGTTCGCGGAACCAGGAGAACGAGTCCTTCGGGGTGCGGGCCTGGGTCTCGTAGTCGACGTGCACCAGGCCGAAGCGGGGCGCGTAGCCCTTGGACCACTCGAAGTTGTCGAGCAGGGACCAGACGAAGTACCCGCGCACGTCGACACCGGCGTCCATCGCGGCGCGCACCGCCCAGAGGTGGTCGCGCAGGAAGTCGACGCGCTCGGGGTCGGGCACGCGGCCGTCGGGCGTGACCTCGTCGGCGAAGCTGCAGCCGTTCTCGGTGATGTGGATCGGCGGGAGGCGGTCGCCGTAGCGGTCCTTGAGTTGCAGCAGGAGTTCGCGGAACCCGTCGGGGACGATCGGCGAGTCGTTGCTGGTCCTCGGATAACCCTCGATCGGGCGAAGCTCGAACGGCAGCGGATTGCCCTCGCCCGGCCCGGCGGCGCCCTGCGGTTCGTAGTAGTTGACGCCGTAGAAGTCGATCGGCTGGGTGATCGTGGGCAGGTCGTCGGCGAACCCGGCGGGCAGGTGCTCGTGGAATTCTTCGGGGTAGCTGCCGAGCAGCACGGGGTCGGCGAAGAGGCGGTTGAGCAGCGCGTCGAGCCTGCGCGCGCCCTCGTGGTCGGCGTCGGAATCCGTGGCGGGCCAGATCGGCGAGTGGTTGTTCGCCGTGCCGATGGTCTGCGCGCCGGCCGCGCGGAGGGCCTTGACCGCGAGCCCGTGCGCGAGGTGCTGGTGGTGCGCGGTGGGAATTGCGCCGAGGAGCAGCGTCTGGCCGGGCGCGTACTCGCCGATCGCGTACCCGAAGATCGACATGACCATCGGCTCGTTGAGCGGGATCCACATCTTCACCCGATCGGCGAAGTGCGTACCGAGGATTTCGGCGTACTCGCCGAAGCGCTCAGCGGTCTCGCGAGCGAGCCAACCGCCGGCGTCTTCGAGGGCCTGCGGGGTGTCCCAGTGGTAGAGCGTGGCGACCGGATCGATGCCCGCCGCGCAGATCTCGTCGAGCAGGCGGTCGTAGAAGCCGAGGCCGCGGGGTTCCGGGGCGCCCTTGCCGGTCGGCTGGATGCGGGGCCAGGCGAAGGAGAACCGGTAGGCGTCGACGCCGAGGTCGGCCATCAGCGCGACGTCCTCGCGGTAGCGGTGGTAGTGATCGGCCGCGACCCCGGCGTGTTCGCCACGGGCCACCTTTCCCGGTGTCGCGGTGAACGTGTCCCAAATGGACGGTCCGCGACCGCCCTCGGTGACCGCGCCCTCGATCTGGAAGGCCGAGGTGGACACGCCCCAGCGGAAGCCGGGCGGGAAGATCGGGTTCTCCACCAGCTACTCGCTTTCCCGCTCGGGGTAACGTGAATAGTTCTCATATCCTAACCCGTTCCCTCGACCGGGGGGAAGGGTGCGTACGCGGTAGGGTCCTGACCAGCGGGGAGCGACATCGGCAAGATCGAATGCCGGGGCGTTGCGGCTGGGAGGAGCAGGACGTGTCCGAGAACAAGGCACACGGGGAAACCACCGCACTGCGCCGGCAACCGGTGCAGCAGCGCAGCGCCAAGCGCGTCGAGCAGATGCTGGACGCCGGCGCCGCGCTGATCGACGAGATCGGCTACGAATCGCTGACCACCACGCTGATCGCCAAGCGCGCCGGCGTGGCAGTGGGCTCGCTGTACCAGTTCTTCCCGGACAAGCGGGCCGTGGTGCAGGCGCTCACCCAGCGGAACCTGGACCGGTTCATGGCCGCCATCGGGGAACGCCTGAGCGGGGTCGAGCACTCGCACTGGTGGGACGTCGTCGACTCCATCCTGGACATCTACCTGGACATGCACCGAAATGTGCCAGGCTTCTCCAAAGTCCACTTCGGCGATGTCGTCGACCGGCAATTGCTGGACGAAAGCCGGGACAACAACCGCGTCATCGCGGACGCGCTCACCGAATTGCTTTCGAACTACTTGGATGTGCCGCAGGAACGCCTTTGGTTCGCCATCGCCATCGCGAACGAAGCCGCGGACTCGCTGCTGAAACTGGCCTTCCACCGCGACCCGAACGGGGACGCGGAAGTGGTGGAGGAAACGAAGTACCTGATCAAAACCTACCTGGCCAGCCGCCTGGGAGAGTAGAGGAAGCCGCTTCGAACCCGCGCGCTTCCAAATCCGGTACCAGCCCTGATTCCGCGAGCCGGGTCTCAAAATCCGAGGCCACAGAACCCTCCCGATCATTTCCAGGAACCCGGGAACCCAAGCCAAGCCACCACCCAGACCCCCCTCCTCACCCCGGTCCACAGCCAAAAACACGGCGAGGTTTTCTTTGTCAAGGCACGCTCTCCCGCCTTGACAAAGAAAACCTCGCCGTAGTCACAATAAAAGACCGGGACGGGAGCCATCCCATGCATGCCCCCCCATTGTCAAGCCCCACTCTCATTCATCCACAGCGAAACACCCCTTGTGGACAACCCCGCCAATTCCCAGAGCCCCCAACCCGCCTCCGAGTAGAGTGGAGCCCGGGGACGCCCCCCAGGGAGCGGTGGGGGTTGGAGTGAGGTCCCTTGGGGCGGAGGGGATTCGCCGGAAGCGGCGGGGGGCTGAAGGTCCCTTGGACGGATGGGCGTCAGCCGAAGTTTTGGTGTTCGCCTCGGTAGGTGGGGACGGTTTGGTCCACGCGGTCACCTTGGATCAGGTGGTAGTGGGTGAAGCGTTCCGCCAGTTCCCCGGCTTTGGCGTGCCGTAGCCAGACTCGGTCGCCGACGTTCAGGGAGCGGGCGCCTTTGCCGGTTACCGGGGTTTGTACTTCGCCGGCGCCTTCCAGGCCCAGCAGTTTCAGGCCTGCGGGCAGGTAGGGCGAGGGCAGGCGCGAAGGTTGCGCCGGGCCTGAAGCGACATAGCCGCCCGAGAACAGGGTGGCGATGCTCCGGGTGGGTTTGCGGACCACCGGGAGTGCGAACAAAGCCGCCGGGCGGGGGTGGAAGCGGGTGTAGCCGTCGAACAGGGTGGGGCCGATCAGGCCTGAGCCTGCGGCGATTTCCGTGACCGAGGCGTCCGAGCCGGTGACTTCGACGCTTCCGGTTCCGCCGCCGTTGACGAACTCCAGGTCCGCGACCTCACGCACCGCGCGCACTGCCGCACCGCGGCGGCGCAGCAACTCGGCCGCTGACTTCCGTTGCATCCACTGCACCACGGTCGACTGCGCGCGTCCCCCGGTCGCGTCCGGGAAACCGGCGATCTGGCCTTCGTAGGCCATCATGCCGACCAGCCGGAAACCCGGCCGCCGCTCGATGGTCGCGGCGAAGTCGCGGGCCTGGCGTGGCGTGAAGACCGGTGATCGCCGGGTGCCGACGTGCAGTGACCGCAGGGGGCGCCACGACGCGTCCAGTTCCAGGCACACGCGGATTTCCGGGTGCTCCAGTCCCAGCGCCGAGTCGACCACGTCCAGGTGCTCCGGCGAGTCCACCATGATCGAGATCGCCGCACGGGCGCGGTCGTCGGCGGCCAGGCGGCGCAGGGCGGCGTGGTCCACGGTCGGGTAGGCGACCACGATGTCCTCCGACGTGCCGCACTCGACCAGCCACAACGCCTCGGCCAGCGAGTAGCTCATCACGCCGCGGAACCCCGGCTTCGCCAGCACCCGCTCCAGCAGCGTCCGGCAGCGCACCGACTTGCTCACCACGCGGATGGGCTTGCTCGCCCGTCGCACGAGGTCGTCGGCGTTCGCGTCGAAGGCGGCGAGGTCGACGATCGCCAGCGGCGGATCGAGGTCCTTCGTCGCCAGCTCGAACGCCGTGGCGTCAGGGAGGTTCACCCCCAGTACGGTACGACAAACAGGCTTGAAACGCGAATACTATTCACTTATCGTTCGCTTACGCCATCCAGCGACGGGATCAGTTGATGACACGGTGGACGAACTGGGCCGGGACCGCAACGGCCAGCCCGCAACGCGTGCACAAACCGCGTGGCCTCGCGGAAATCTCCGAAGCCGTGACCGACGTCGCGGTCGACGGGCGTCGCGTGCGCGCGCTGGGCAGCGGCCACTCCTTCACCCCGATCGCGGTCGCCGATTCCGACGCGCTTTCGCTCGTCCACTGGACCGGCGTCGCCTCGGTCGACCTCGAAGCCAAGCGCGTCACCGTGCGTTCCGGCACCACGCTCCGCGAGCTGAACGCCGAGCTCGACCGGCTCGGCCTGGCCATGACCAACCTGGGTGACATCGACGCGCAGACCATCGCCGGCGCCATCTCCACCGGCACGCACGGCACCGGTGCGCGCTTCGGCGGGATCGCCACGCAGATCGCCGCGCTGGAACTGGTGCTGGCCGACGGCACGGTGGTCGGCTGCTCGGCGGACCGGCGGCCGGAGCTGTTCCACGCCGCCCGCGTCGGCCTCGGCGCGCTGGGGGTGATCAGCACGGTCACCCTGCAGTGCGAACCGGCCTACGTGCTCGCCGCCGAGGAACGCGCCGAACCGCTGGAGGGCGTGCTCGAGTCCTTCCACGACCAGGCCGACGCCAACGACCACTTCGAGTTCTACTGGTTCCCCTACGGCCGCGACGCGCTGGTCAAGCGCAACAACCGGCAACCGGCGGGCACCGAACCCGAGCCGCTGAGCCGGACCCGGCAGTTCGTCGACTACCGGATCATGGAGAACACCGCGTTCGGGGCGCTGTGCCGGATCGGGCGCACCGTGCCCAAGCTGGTGAAGCCGCTCGGCAAGTTCGCGTCGTCCGTGTTGTCCGCGCGCGAGTACAGCGACACCTCGCACCGGGTTTTCGTCACCCATCGCGGGGTCCGGTTCGTCGAGTCGGAGTTCGCCATCCCGCGTGAGTCCCTGCACGACGTGTTCGGTGAACTGCGCGCGCTGGTGCCGAAGCTGGAGAACCCGGTGGCCTTCCCGGTGGAGGTGCGGGTGGCCGCGGGCGACGACATCTGGCTGTCGACCGCGCACGGCCGCGACTCCGCCTACATCGCGATCCACCAGTTCGTCGGGATGCCCTACCGCGAGTACTTCGCCGCGTTCGAGAAGATCGCGAGCGCGGCCGGGGGACGGCCGCACTGGGGCAAGATGCACAACCTCGACGCGAGCGCGCTGCGTGAGCGGTATCCCCACTTCGACGACTTCCTCAAGGTGCGCAAGGAAGTCGACCCCAGCGGGGTGTTCACCAACGACTACCTGGACCGAGTACTGGGTCCCATCACTTAAATCCTCCCACCCGCCAGCCCACCACCGCCCTCAACGGGCGCGCTGGCGCGCGACTAGATCCTTTCCAGGGCCTCATCGATCGGCGTGTGGCCTTCGACGAGTTCGAGGGTCCGGTGGATGGTGCGTGACTCGTCCAGCAGGGCGACCAGCACGGCGGCCACGTCGTCGCGGGTGACGTCGCCGCCGTCGACGGACTCGGCCAGGTGGACCTGGCCGGTGCCGTGGTCGTCGGTGAGGCGGCCCGGGCGCAGGATGGTCCAGTCCAGGTCACGCGCCCGCAGGTCGTCCTCGGCGGCGGCCTTGGCCTTCAGGTAGACCGCGAACACCTCGTCCATGCCGGGGTCGTCGGCGCGGTCCAGGCCCATCGCGCTCACCTGGACGTGGCGCCGCACCCCGGCCCGCTCGGCGGCCTCGGCGAACAGCGCCGCGGCCCCGCGGTCGACGGTGTCCTTGCGGGCGGTGCCGCTGCCCGGGCCTGCCCCGGCGGCGAACACCGCGGCGTCCGCGCCCCGCAGGACCTCGGCGACGGCGTCCACCTCGGCGTTCTCCAGGTCGAGCACCACCGGTTCCGCGCTGGAGTCACGCAGGTCGGCCGCCTGTTCCGCACTCCGGATGAGGCCGACCGCGTGGTCACCGCGCGCGGCGAGCAGCCGCTCCAGCCGCAGCGCGATCTGTCCGTGTCCGCCGGCAATCACAACTCGCATGCCACCGACCCTAGGCGGAAAGTCAGTCGACGGCAGCGGGGATGTCGTGCGCGAGCAGGAGCTCGTAGGCGACCTCGTTGATCCAGCGGGAGATCGGGTCCCCGGTGACCAGCAGCCGCTCGCTGTGCCCGAGCAGGTCGGTCTGGACCTTGGCCTCCTCGTCGGCGGTCAGCACGGCCATGCCGTACGTGCGGGCGCGCGGCAGGCAGTTGTCCACGTAGTCCTCGGTCAGCGTGGCGGCCGAGGGCAGGACCATCGCGGTCTCGCCGTAGCGGGCGAACGGCCCCAGCGCGGCCACACCGGTCCGCCAGTGGCGCTGCACGGTGAGCACGCCGACGATCTCCACCGCGGCGGCCGGCGCGCTGCCGACGAATTCGGGCCAGGTCCAGGTGTCCACCACGGCGCGGTCGATGACCGGGCCGACG from the Amycolatopsis magusensis genome contains:
- a CDS encoding helix-turn-helix domain-containing protein, whose protein sequence is MDAMNSTESHQGQAGHPIPPTAWEQPEMREALAAREISSVYRQLRKHGVSQRQIAAMTGQSQSEVSEILKGRQVMAYDVLVRIADGLGVARGYMGLAYDEATAIQVVGNADGRQAEEDESVKRRKFLAHAAQVTMGAAVFGPASEAWATRPARTPAPGRIGMTDVRQMEAATRALRALDYQYGGGFCRDAVVAQLSWGQQMLESSGAELVKSRLYVALADLHSLAGWTSFDTGLVDSARGHFANALDLAKQGDNNPLVANVLYRMGRVYLHQDAPNDALKLFQLGQIAAQESGSELAISVLCANQAWAYAMMGNEEQALKLLGRTKDEFARADIANAESWVQFFNETDVYAMIGTVHTALAIEGKVDHTKYAIPALTRAVEAYGDDMARSRVFNLSALATNHLLEGDLDQGARVGGKALDAAEGLKSARIKDRMMPLKVEAERRRNNADARDLADRINAFYAA
- a CDS encoding MFS transporter, translated to MDTRPDALAEPTTRVRPGWTALLFFANFGLWLGFYAPIQVLLPRQAELLDAAGKELVFGIVTGVGAFVSLIANPAIGLLSDRTTSRFGRRHPWTVAGAALGAAGLALLAVAPNVLVMTIGWCLVQAGLNGMLATLTSALPDRVPVGQRAQIGGFIGISQMFGTVLGAVLVTVLVTSLAGGYLVCALVVLAGAAVFVLRTPDAALPAAWRPGGSLRELPSRMWISPRRHPDFARAWGCHFLIGLGNALGTLYLLFFLKDAVGHPDPDTGLLVLMGLYGLALIVGALGAGVLSDRSGRRKPYVVWASAAMALAALLLVFSQTWVAALFAAPLLGIGFGTYWAVAMAILTQVLPAAQDRAKDLGVVNIANALPQVVAPLLATAILAGFGGYPGLFAASAVATLLAGFAVTRIRSVR
- a CDS encoding GH1 family beta-glucosidase, encoding MENPIFPPGFRWGVSTSAFQIEGAVTEGGRGPSIWDTFTATPGKVARGEHAGVAADHYHRYREDVALMADLGVDAYRFSFAWPRIQPTGKGAPEPRGLGFYDRLLDEICAAGIDPVATLYHWDTPQALEDAGGWLARETAERFGEYAEILGTHFADRVKMWIPLNEPMVMSIFGYAIGEYAPGQTLLLGAIPTAHHQHLAHGLAVKALRAAGAQTIGTANNHSPIWPATDSDADHEGARRLDALLNRLFADPVLLGSYPEEFHEHLPAGFADDLPTITQPIDFYGVNYYEPQGAAGPGEGNPLPFELRPIEGYPRTSNDSPIVPDGFRELLLQLKDRYGDRLPPIHITENGCSFADEVTPDGRVPDPERVDFLRDHLWAVRAAMDAGVDVRGYFVWSLLDNFEWSKGYAPRFGLVHVDYETQARTPKDSFSWFRELIAAHGH
- a CDS encoding TetR family transcriptional regulator, with product MPGRCGWEEQDVSENKAHGETTALRRQPVQQRSAKRVEQMLDAGAALIDEIGYESLTTTLIAKRAGVAVGSLYQFFPDKRAVVQALTQRNLDRFMAAIGERLSGVEHSHWWDVVDSILDIYLDMHRNVPGFSKVHFGDVVDRQLLDESRDNNRVIADALTELLSNYLDVPQERLWFAIAIANEAADSLLKLAFHRDPNGDAEVVEETKYLIKTYLASRLGE
- a CDS encoding amino acid deaminase/aldolase, which encodes MNLPDATAFELATKDLDPPLAIVDLAAFDANADDLVRRASKPIRVVSKSVRCRTLLERVLAKPGFRGVMSYSLAEALWLVECGTSEDIVVAYPTVDHAALRRLAADDRARAAISIMVDSPEHLDVVDSALGLEHPEIRVCLELDASWRPLRSLHVGTRRSPVFTPRQARDFAATIERRPGFRLVGMMAYEGQIAGFPDATGGRAQSTVVQWMQRKSAAELLRRRGAAVRAVREVADLEFVNGGGTGSVEVTGSDASVTEIAAGSGLIGPTLFDGYTRFHPRPAALFALPVVRKPTRSIATLFSGGYVASGPAQPSRLPSPYLPAGLKLLGLEGAGEVQTPVTGKGARSLNVGDRVWLRHAKAGELAERFTHYHLIQGDRVDQTVPTYRGEHQNFG
- a CDS encoding D-arabinono-1,4-lactone oxidase, whose product is MTRWTNWAGTATASPQRVHKPRGLAEISEAVTDVAVDGRRVRALGSGHSFTPIAVADSDALSLVHWTGVASVDLEAKRVTVRSGTTLRELNAELDRLGLAMTNLGDIDAQTIAGAISTGTHGTGARFGGIATQIAALELVLADGTVVGCSADRRPELFHAARVGLGALGVISTVTLQCEPAYVLAAEERAEPLEGVLESFHDQADANDHFEFYWFPYGRDALVKRNNRQPAGTEPEPLSRTRQFVDYRIMENTAFGALCRIGRTVPKLVKPLGKFASSVLSAREYSDTSHRVFVTHRGVRFVESEFAIPRESLHDVFGELRALVPKLENPVAFPVEVRVAAGDDIWLSTAHGRDSAYIAIHQFVGMPYREYFAAFEKIASAAGGRPHWGKMHNLDASALRERYPHFDDFLKVRKEVDPSGVFTNDYLDRVLGPIT
- a CDS encoding NAD(P)H-binding protein; amino-acid sequence: MRVVIAGGHGQIALRLERLLAARGDHAVGLIRSAEQAADLRDSSAEPVVLDLENAEVDAVAEVLRGADAAVFAAGAGPGSGTARKDTVDRGAAALFAEAAERAGVRRHVQVSAMGLDRADDPGMDEVFAVYLKAKAAAEDDLRARDLDWTILRPGRLTDDHGTGQVHLAESVDGGDVTRDDVAAVLVALLDESRTIHRTLELVEGHTPIDEALERI